Proteins co-encoded in one Glandiceps talaboti chromosome 22, keGlaTala1.1, whole genome shotgun sequence genomic window:
- the LOC144451927 gene encoding chymotrypsinogen A-like isoform X1: protein MDDELKDILSDNEDDDGYFDGPCGKAIMVFILLATLFALAFGVGYGVAELDQAVEVKVCGTQVNKPDLAPTKDGKKVISGNWPWHVAIYKLDEFICSGALIEKKWVVTTASCIFNSKQSDLTAWFGKESLNSLETNEQYGYVVKAINTYWTFDGESGEPRENDVAVLELQTNVELNDHVNTVCLPKTGTNVTNFGDTCYVTGYRGGDTQALTQTAVQIRDNSDCKTPQLTRDMFCTKPIHVNSMGVDNGSPMVCEKEGSWALYGLSIMVTDTSVQDYGIHTNFVHFTGFAEYIMYQS from the exons ATGGATGATGAACTTAAAGATATACTATCAGataatgaagatgatgatggaTATTTTGATGGGCCATGTGGAAAAGCTATCATGGTGTTTATTCTACTGGCAACGTTATTTGCATTGGCTTTTGGTGTAGGTTACGGTGTAGCAG AATTAGATCAGGCAGTAGAAGTAAAGGTATGTGGTACCCAAGTAAACAAGCCAGACCTAGCTCCTACAAAGGATGGTAAAAAAGTCATTTCTGGAAACTGGCCATGGCAT GTGGCAATTTACAAGTTGGATGAGTTCATCTGTAGTGGTGCCCTCATCGAGAAGAAGTGGGTGGTAACCACAGCATCTTGTATCTTTAA TTCCAAACAATCAGATTTAACTGCTTGGTTTGGAAAAGAAAGTTTAAATTCGTTGGAAACCAATGAGCAGTATGGTTATGTGGTGAAAGCAATCAATACTTATTGGACATTTGATGGTGAATCAGGTGAACCACGCGAGAATGATGTAGCAGTGCTGGAATTGCAGACAAATGTTGAACTGAATGATCATGTGAATACTGTGTGTTTACCCAAAACTGGTACCAATGTGACCAACTTTGGAGATACTTGCTATGTTACAGGATATAGAGGAGGTGACACACAAG cATTGACTCAAACTGCTGTTCAAATTCGTGATAACTCTGACTGCAAAACTCCACAGCTAACACGAGATATGTTCTGCACCAAACCAATACATGTGAACTCTATG GGAGTAGATAATGGAAGTCCAATGGTGTGTGAGAAAGAAGGATCATGGGCATTGTATGGTCTGAGTATAATGGTAACTGATACATCTGTTCAAGACTATGGTATTCATACCAACTTCGTACATTTTACTGGCTTTGCAGAATACATAATGTATCAAAGttag
- the LOC144451927 gene encoding chymotrypsin-like elastase family member 2A isoform X2: MDDELKDILSDNEDDDGYFDGPCGKAIMVFILLATLFALAFGVGYGVAELDQAVEVKVCGTQVNKPDLAPTKDGKKVISGNWPWHVAIYKLDEFICSGALIEKKWVVTTASCIFNSKQSDLTAWFGKESLNSLETNEQYGYVVKAINTYWTFDGESGEPRENDVAVLELQTNVELNDHVNTVCLPKTGTNVTNFGDTCYVTGYRGGDTQGSR, translated from the exons ATGGATGATGAACTTAAAGATATACTATCAGataatgaagatgatgatggaTATTTTGATGGGCCATGTGGAAAAGCTATCATGGTGTTTATTCTACTGGCAACGTTATTTGCATTGGCTTTTGGTGTAGGTTACGGTGTAGCAG AATTAGATCAGGCAGTAGAAGTAAAGGTATGTGGTACCCAAGTAAACAAGCCAGACCTAGCTCCTACAAAGGATGGTAAAAAAGTCATTTCTGGAAACTGGCCATGGCAT GTGGCAATTTACAAGTTGGATGAGTTCATCTGTAGTGGTGCCCTCATCGAGAAGAAGTGGGTGGTAACCACAGCATCTTGTATCTTTAA TTCCAAACAATCAGATTTAACTGCTTGGTTTGGAAAAGAAAGTTTAAATTCGTTGGAAACCAATGAGCAGTATGGTTATGTGGTGAAAGCAATCAATACTTATTGGACATTTGATGGTGAATCAGGTGAACCACGCGAGAATGATGTAGCAGTGCTGGAATTGCAGACAAATGTTGAACTGAATGATCATGTGAATACTGTGTGTTTACCCAAAACTGGTACCAATGTGACCAACTTTGGAGATACTTGCTATGTTACAGGATATAGAGGAGGTGACACACAAG GGAGTAGATAA